The stretch of DNA tgtgacaaaaatATTTTTGCCAGTAAAGTAACTGAGTGGTTaaaagtgttgggccagtaaccgcaaggctgctggttcaaatcccctagctgactaggtgaaaaaagTCTGTGCCTTGAGCAAGgcgcttaaccctaattgctcctgtatgtTGCTTTGGatgagagtgtctgctaaatgacgtaaatgtaaacGGTTCTGTAtcctcattggtttgaatggtgtcagcaatttttatattgtatttttttttatttaacatgaattggggtatttacagtatcATATAGGTGACAAATATGCAGGTAGAATCTTAAATCCTAATCTCTCGATATTGTGCATATCTCACATCTAGTGAATCATACATTGGAACATGCTATACAGTAGGAGACTGATAACCACTGATAAGGCATTTTATTACTTTTCTATCCAGTATCGACTGTATTGTTATTCCCCTTCAGAACACTTGTCTTTTGAACCAGAATAGATGGTGACATATATTATCCATTGTCTGAATGACCTGCTACTGCCCTGCTATTTGCATGAGATCAGTCTAGATTGTGCCAGGTTGAAAGACAACAAACGTTATCACGAACTTCACATTCAAATTCAGAGCTCAAGAGCTGAAGATTGCAGGTTGGATGTATACTTTACATAAATGCTTGTGGATAGGGGACTTAACTTCCACAGGGAAATGGCCTGGTCAGGATGGAGCACTGTAACGTGACAATGCCTCAGCAGTGAACAGAACAGGACTGCTATTGTGTATACTGACCTACTTAGTAGCCCCACTCAGGTGTTGAAACCAGAGTAGAGGCATTTCTTATAAATCAGGTATTACTTTATATTATGGTCTCAGTCACAACACCACAAGAGCTACTTCAATATAATATTTGAGGTTTTTATCTCACATTTGTTTGTTAGTTGTGCATTCATTCACACAATATGGAAAAAGGTGTGAAGAGGGATGTTCAACAACATCGTTACCTACATTATTCTACATTTTTCAAAGACATACAGGAGAGGCTACTCGATCTATACCAACAGGTATATGGTTAAGTAGGATGAAGCGTTAAGGAGGGATATCATTTGTATTGTCTATCATTCTCGCTGAAATTGATCCTGCTGAAGGAGATTAGAGTAGCGTGCTGTAATCTGTGGCCAGGAGAGTAGTTAGCTAAGATATCACACAGAACATTACTTAGCTACGATACCCTGTTATTCTCCACTAGATCTGCTACCCATTCATCAGGTCCGTGTGAATCTGACTGTCATATAAAAAGGTTTCgaaaagtttgtgtgtgtgtgtgtgtgtgtgtgtgtgtgtgtgtgtgtgtgtgtgtgtgtgtgtgtgtgtgtgtgtgtggaatcaaATTATATTTAAATAGCTAAGTTTTATTTGTGGACAATTAGATATAGTAACTAGAAATAGTAACGAGTGATATATAAGTTCCAAGTTTAGTTAATGATTTTATTCATACATTAAGTTGTTTGTATTTCTTTTTGACAGGAAAAGAACGGTTCTCCACTACCAACTTCTTTTATTACCTTGGACTTGAGAAACCTTAATCTTTACAATGCCAAAGAGTGACACATGGCCCGGTGGTGTCACCATAGGGACGATCACTGGCATGGACAGTGCGGGCAGCTGTGACAGTGTTTTCAGTATGAACTCTGGATTTGTAAGTACATTTGGTCATCCTCACATTTCTCAAGTTGTATTCCTGAACCTGCATAGGAACGCAAGCTGTCCCAACAAGAAATAGATTTTGTGACAAATGACTGTATCTCAGAATGAACTGAATTGACAATAGCTTCAGGGATTTGTGGGGGACAGTTTGacattttggcaatgaagcccctTTTTCTACTCAttcagagtcagatgaactcatggcaACGATTTGTTTGTCTTTTAAGTTGGTCTGGTGTGTCTTACAGAGTGACAATAGCCTCAAGCACCTGTCTGCTGAGGAGAGGGCATGTCTCATGTTCTTGGAGGAGACCATAGAGTCCCTAGAGACTGAGGAGGACAATGGACTGTCCAATGATGAGCATGATTGCCTGCCCACCACCGGCAACGTGGCCACCAAGATGGCCCACCTCTCTGCCTCCATGGGCCAAAACAAGTTCAACAGTGAGTGACCTGCCCAGGAGGGAATTACATCCTCTTAAATATCAACATACCGTATTTTAGTGGTGTGAATTCATGGATGCCAAAGGAAGCCAGTCTTTCCTAAAAAAATGACCAAGAAAAAGATATACAATTATttatctttcatctctctgtgttttcataaTTTCCCTTTAATTCGGAAGAGGCTgaatgtacactatatatacaaaagtatgtggacaccttcatATTAgtagattcggctatttcagccacacccattgctgacaggtgtataacgttgagcacacagccatgcaacctTCATAGgttgactttcaacatggcaccgtcataggatgccacctttccaacaagtcagtttgtcaaatttctgccctgctggagctgccccagtcaactgtaagtacttttattgtgaagtggaaacgtctaggagcaacaacggctcagccacgaagtggtaggccacacaagctcaaaaaacaggaccaccgagtgctgacgTCCATAGCGGGTAAAAATTGTCTGTTCAAGTTTGCAAGACTAACTACCGAGtaacaaactgcctctggaagcaatgtcagcacaagaactgttggtcaggatgaaatgggtttccatggtcgagcagccgcacacaagcctaagatcaccatgtgctatgccaagcgtcggctggagtgatgtaaggctttggcggatgccaggagagcgCTGCCTGCCCcaaagcatagtgccaactgtaaagtttggtggatgaggaataatggtctggggatgctTTTCCTGAttcgggttaggccccttagtggcagtgaagagaaatcttcacgttacagcatacaatgacattctagatgattctgtgcttccaactttgtggcaacagtttggggaaggccctttaagagtggaggctgttatagcagcaaagggggaccaactccatattagtaatcatgattttggaatgagatgttcaacgagccgGTCCCTAGGCAAattaactaacaggttatagagcaaacaacacaattatcacaacacacagGTTGTGATATGGCTTTTTGTCCAGGCTTCCATAGTGAtttttacccacgcaccgctactgTAGTACATTCATCCATTTCAGCAGGGGAAAAAAGCATCTAATGATAATTTTGTTTGTCTTTTAGATGTATCAAAATATCCCAGTGATGAGTACGGTTACCTGGTTCCTACTCCGTTCATCCTGGCCAACAGCACCTCCTGCATCCTGTCCAAGCCCAGGCCAGGAATACCCCCAAATAATGAGAACTCTCACCCAAAGCCCCAGGTCATTGCCTTGGACAACACGCCATCTCAGAGCCATCACCCTTGTGTACCCCCTGAGGTCAATGTTGTGGTGATACCCCCTCCATCAAAGCCCAAAGACTACCCTTGTCAGAGACCACCCCCTTCACCCAGGGGCCCTCTGTCCTATGAGGCCCTAGTGCAGCTGAGGAAGAGTGCGTCCATGAAGAGAACCCTTCAAAGTGCCACATCTGAGACCAGAGACTGGAACAGGCAGCCCTCTTCATCAGCCGTTCCCATTGACCTGCACCATGGGAGCACACCTAGAGACCCGTCAGTCACCCCAGCCCAGGTCACACTCCCCCAAGAGCCCAGCAAGCAGAATGGCAGTCCTCCAGTAGTGTTCCCAAAACCCCCCAAAATACTCTCCCACATTGCCCTGAATACCCAAAAGGTTACAGCCAACCCCACCACAGACTCCAGTGCCCCTTCCTTGAGCTCATCACCCACTGACAGGCATTTGTCGGACTCCCAAAAGGTGCGAAAGGAGGCCCTGCAGAAGCTGGGGCTCCTGAGAGACAATAATGAGTCCCAACATAACTCTGCTACGCCACTGTGCTCCTCCAAATTTCACTCCACCTGTGACCCAACTTCA from Oncorhynchus keta strain PuntledgeMale-10-30-2019 chromosome 21, Oket_V2, whole genome shotgun sequence encodes:
- the LOC118400198 gene encoding specifically androgen-regulated gene protein-like, encoding MPKSDTWPGGVTIGTITGMDSAGSCDSVFSMNSGFSDNSLKHLSAEERACLMFLEETIESLETEEDNGLSNDEHDCLPTTGNVATKMAHLSASMGQNKFNNVSKYPSDEYGYLVPTPFILANSTSCILSKPRPGIPPNNENSHPKPQVIALDNTPSQSHHPCVPPEVNVVVIPPPSKPKDYPCQRPPPSPRGPLSYEALVQLRKSASMKRTLQSATSETRDWNRQPSSSAVPIDLHHGSTPRDPSVTPAQVTLPQEPSKQNGSPPVVFPKPPKILSHIALNTQKVTANPTTDSSAPSLSSSPTDRHLSDSQKVRKEALQKLGLLRDNNESQHNSATPLCSSKFHSTCDPTSASVGVKAQPHGNSTRSQSSSTSQGPREPSSRPVQSSSFLHRSRSEEQPPIPPSHLTKPSGVKAVTLERSEVGLGTYVADHRKPPQGGRCTPPAPTKAPEQEKTTLAAQPVSTHKTPHCPGFSVVMVPSMGEDRREALRKLGLLKD